CCGGCGGCGTCGTGCGCCGCTACCGGGTGGAGGTCGAGAACGGCATCGGCATCGACCCGAACGGCGCCGCGGCCGCCGTCCAGGCCGTGCTGTCCGACCCGCGCAGCTGGACCACGGACAAGCGCGACAGCTTCCAGCTGGTCTCCTCCGGCAGCTACGACTTCACCGTCAAGATCGCCTCCCCCGACACCGCGGACGGGATCTGCGCGACCGGCGGCCTCGACACCGGGGGCGAGGTGAACTGCGACGTCGGCAAGCAGGTGGTGGTCAACTCCAAGCGCTGGCTGACCGGTTCACCCCAGTTCGACGGCAGCCTGGACGACTACCGGGCCCTGATCATCAACCACGAGGTCGGCCACCGGATCGGCCACGGCCACGAGAGCTGCCCCGGCCCGGGCGAGCCCGCCCCCGCGATGATGCAGCAGATCTACGGCCTCAAGGGCTGCGTGGCCAACGCCTGGCCCTACGACTCGAACGGCAAGTACCTCAGCGGCCCGTCCGCCCCCTGACGCCGCCGCCCGTCCTTCCCGCCGCCCGCGGCCGCCTAACTGCCTTTCTTCTCGGGCACGTTGTGGTGCACCTCGCTCCAGACGGTCTCGCGGGCGGTGCCGTTGTTGCGGGAGGGCGGGGAGTAGTGGTGCCCCCACCGGTCGCCGAGCGCGAGGGCGGTCAGGACGGCCGCGTGGTCGTCGGTGCCGTGCGGGCGGAGGATGTCGAGTTCGATCCGGTAGCCGTTCGGGATCACGGTCAGCTCGGCCTCCCCGCCGCCGCCCGCCTTGGCGAGCTGTTCGGCGATCCGCCAGGCGCGTTGCCGCAGCACCTCGTCGCTCACGAGGCGGCCCCCAGCGCGGAGCGGGCCTCGGGGCCCAGCTCGGACGGCGACGCGACGCGGACGGCGGCGGGGAACTCCCCGCGCAGCACCGCGAGTTCGACCAGCGCCTCGGCCAGCTTCTGCGCCCACGGCAACCCCGCGCACCCCAGCGCGAGACCGGCGCTCTCCGGCGGGACGTCGTCGCGGTAGACCGGCGAGAGCCCCGGCGGCGGGTCCAACCGGGCCGCCAGGAAGGCGCGCTCCAGCGAGTCCGAAGCCTGCTCGCAGTCGGCGAACCCGCCGCGCAGGAACCGTTGCAGGACGTCGACGGCCACCAACGGTTGTCCGGTGTACAGCACGTGCTTCCCTTCGTCGTGTTCGGTGAGGTCAGGCCACTTCGGCAACGGCCGCCGCGCAGCGCGGACAGGCACAGGCCGGCCAGGTCAACGCCGAGACCAGCGGCAGATCCTCCTGCTCGTCCGAACAGCAGGAGGAGACCGGCACCCGGGCCCCGTCAGGCCGCACCCGGTAGACCCGAATCGTCAACCTGGCTTTCTGGCTTGCATATTGGCGGTCTGGCATGGCGATGAACCTCGCAAGTGGCGGTGCGGGAAAGAAGCGGGCGGGGGGCGTCAACGCCCCTGGGGCGGGGCACGGCCGGGCGCACGCCGGAGAAACGCCCCTACGCGCCTGTCACCGTCCGCTTCTTTCTGCGTTCTGTGTGTCACAAGCATCGGCAAGAAGGGCTACGCTCGCCAGGGATCGACCGTCGACTATTCCGGCCTGTATAAGGGGCGCAACGATGGAAACCGACAACGAAGTTGATGTGGTGTCATCTCCCGCGCTGCGCTTCGGCCGGGAACTCGCCAGGTCAAGGGCGGCCCGGGGCTGGTCGCAGGTCAGGCTCTCCCAGCAGATGGGCTACAGCAACGGCTACATCTCGCTCATCGAACGAGGTAAGCGGGGACTGACTTTTACATTCGCGGTCAAGGCCGACGAGGTGTTCGGCACGGGCTCGCGGTTCCAGGAGCTCTGGCGACTCTATTCGAACGCGAGTCTGGTGGAGGGATTCACCGAGTACGTGGAGGCCGAGGCGAGGTGCCGGGTCCTCCGCACTTTCCAGTTGGGCGTCATCCCGAGCCAACTCCAGACGCCCGCCTATGCTTCGGCCCTGGCGATGGCTGCGGTACGACGCGGCGACATCACCGAGGCCCAGGCGGAGGCTCGGGTCTCCTTCCTCGCGAACCGCCAACAGATCTTCCGCCGCCCGACCGCGCCCCTCATGCACGCCGTGCTGGACGAGGGTTGCATCCGCCGTATCGTGGGCGGACCCGAAGTCATGGCGGAGCAGCTCGCCTACCTTGAGACCATGGCCATGAGCCCCCAAGTCGTTTTGCAGGTTGCCCCGTTCGACCTCGGGGAGCGGGTGCCGTTCAGGATGCCGGTGGTGCTGCTCACCCTGCCCGACCGTTCGATGCTCGGCTACGCGGAGTCCCTGGCCCGGGGCTATATGGAACGAAGCCGGGAAACCGTCGCGTCCTGGTCCAAGCGATACGATCGACTTCTGGTGGAGTCCGCCTCGACGGCCCCTTCGCTAGCCATGATCCGAACCGCTCGGGAGGAACTCTCATGACCCGCATCGACCTGCCCAAGGCTCACTGGGTGAAGAGCAGCCACAGCACCGACGGTGGAGACTGCGTCGAGTTCGCGCCCGAGTTCGCCACCACTCACGGTGTCGTCCCGGTCCGGGACTCCAAGGACCCCCACGGCCCCGCGCTGGTGTTCACCGCGACCGGCTTCTCCGCCTTCGTCGCTGCGGCCAAGTCCGGTCAGTTCGGCGAGATCTGACCAACGAGCAGCAGTATCCGGCCCCGCAGTTCAAGCACTTGAGCACGCGGGGCTTCTTCATGCCCCAAACCGGGAAACCCTGTTCCGACGGACCTGGACCCACCGCGGAAGGAACGCCGATGCCCCACACCGACCTGTCCGGCGCCCACTGGGTGAAGAGCAGCCACAGCACCGACGGCGGCAACTGCGTCGAGTGGGCTCCCACGGCCCGCCCCGGCACCGTCCCCGTCCGCGACTCCAAGGACCCCGAGGGCCCCGTCCTGCTGTTCACCACCGGTAGCTTCGCCGCCTTCGTCACCGCCCTCAAGTCCGGCCGTTTCGAAGGAAGTTGATCCTCCCGAACTGAGCACGGTCCGGCCGATCATGTGACTGCCACCCGCTCGGATCGCCGTGTCGTTCCTGGACGGTGCGCCCGTGCGCCATGAGGCCGGTACTGCCGGACGCCCGCCCAGCAGTACCGGGCGGGGCGGCCGTCGGGTTCGCGCGAATCAGCTGTGCGTGCCTTGGCGGCGGCGCAGGGCCACCAGGATTCCGGCACCGAGCGCCAGGATCGCGGCACCGCCGACGGCGATCCGCATCGTGTTGCCCGCGCCGGTCTCGGCGAGCTCAGCGCCCTTGTGAGCGGCCTGCGTGGTCGATGCAGCGGCCGGTGCAGTGGTCTGCGCAGCAGCCGATGCAGTGGTCTGCGCAGCAGCCGGCGTGCTGGCGGCAGCGGTCGCCGACGCCGTCGCCGAGTGCGAGGGCTCGGCCGACGGAGTGGTCGTCGTGTCGCTGTCCACCACGGTGAAGTCGTGGAACGCGTATCCGGTGAACTGCGTGCAGACCCCCGTGCCGTTCTGGTCGGACGCAGGCTTCTGGTCGGCCGAGTCCAACGGAACGAACGTGTCGCTGTCCTCCTCCAGGAGTGCCGACCCGCCGCTCTCCGTGGTCTGGTACTTCCCGGCCGGCGCCTTGGCGGTGGCCGCGACACGGAGTGCGAGCGTCAGCGAGGCACCCTTCGGAATCTGGTACGTCCCGGAATCGATGATGGAAGAGAAGTCACCGGTGCCGAAGTCGACCTTCTTCCATGCACCGCCGGGAGCCTTGATCTCGACGGCGAAGGACCCGGCCGGCAATTCGCCGCTCAGGTAGGCGGCGTAGAGCGCGGTCTGGAAGTCCTTGACCTCGTGGTCCACGGAGTTCCGGAAGGTGACGGTGGACTCCACGGCGGGACCGCCCTTGACCAGCTTGGCGGGGAACCCCGGCCAGGTGGTGGCAAGTTCGGGGTGATGCTGGACACCGCCGAAACACGGCATCTTCGGTGCTGCGGTCGCCGACGCGGTGGCGGCGCCGAACCCGAGCGCGGCCGTGGCGAGAACCGCCGAGGCGGCCAGCAGGCGAATGGAGCGCATGGAAATATCCCCCGGAAACTCAGTGAAACGGGCATTTCGCCCGAGGAGGTAATTGTGCGAACCGTGTGGCGCGCGTGAACGATACACACACGTGCGACTGCATGGGGCGGGGGGTGCCACAGCTCGTCCCGATGGTCCTTCCGCAGGGGCTGACCTTTGACAGGCGAACTTGACCGATTGCCGGGCTGGTTTGACCGGTGCTGGGTTCCTGTCAGCCGATCTTGACCAGTTGCCAGGGCCTGGAGGGAGGCGGGGTCAGCGGAATGCTGCCCAGGGGTCGGGGAGGGGGGCGTAGGGGTCCTCGCCCTCGGTGTCCAGACCGACGTAGGCGCGGAGGGCGGGGCGGGTGCCAGGGAAGCCGCACCGGGTGAACTGCTGGTGGAGGTCCGAGCCCATCGGCCAGGGCTGGAAGTCTTCGGCGGTCAGCAGCTCGGCCAGGACCTCCAGCAGCTTCTGTCGTCCGGGGGAGAGCTCGATGAACTCCGGTGCTGCGTCCGCGGGTTCGAACAGGGCTTCCATCAGGTTCTCGGCGCGGGCCGCCAGTGGGCGGGGCACGACGCCGGTCTCCTTGATGTGGGGCAGGGCGCGGACGATCTCCAGGAGGACCCCGTCCGGTTCCTGAGCGGCCCCCATCAAGTGCAGCAGGCTGCGGACGGTGTAGCCGTGCAGGTCTCCCGCGTTGTGGGCGGTGGCGGGCTCGGGAACGGGCGCGGCCCCGAAGGCGGCCAGTTCGGCGGCGACGCGCTCGACCGGCGGGAGGCCGGGCGCGGCGGCCGGGTGGGCGACAAGGAGGCGGGCGAGGGCGGTGGCGGCCGCCCAGCGCAGGAGGGGGAGGGGATGGTCGAGGCGGCGCCGGAGGCGGCCGTCCGGGTCCCGGTCGTCGAGGAGTCCGACCGCGATGAGGACCGTGGCGGCGCAGACCGGGTCCTGCTCGCCGTCGAGGCATTCCAGCAGCGGGGGCAGGGCGGTGCCGGCTTCTTCGGGAAACCAGCCGAGAAGGTATGCGGTCCTGGTACGGATGTCCGGGGCGGGGTTGTCGAGCAGTTCGAGCAGGGAGGGGAGTTGGGCGCGGACCGCGTCGTAGGAGCGCAGAGCACCCTCACGGCTGTCGATGGGGTGCCCCGCCGCGCAGTAGGCCCGCCCCTTGCGCAGGTTCTCCAGCCGCTCCGCGTCGGTCTCGGTGGCGATCTGCTCGTCGAACCAGCGCAGGTTCTCTTCGGGGCTGACGGCTGCGGCGCGCCACGCGGCGGTGTCGATCCCGAGGGGGAGGTCGTACTCGTCGTGCCAGTCGATGGCCAGCCGGGTCAGCAGCAGCAGCGCGTCGCCCCGCGCGGCGGCCGGGCCCGCGACGGCGATCCGGGCGAGGAACGGGACGGCGTACGGGGAGGCCGAGTAGCGGGTGCCCTGGTGGAAGATGTTGCCGAACAGGACGCGGAAGGCCGTCTCCCGGGCCCTTTCGTCCGGCCCGCACGCCGCCCGGAGTTGGTCGGGCACGTCCTCGGCGCTGCCGTAGGCGTGCCCCAGGGACGCCCAGTCGATGTCGTCCAGCCCTGCCAGGAGATCGTCGGATCGCTTCATGATCCGTACTCTCGCAGAGGCCTCTGACACCGACCCCGCCGCTCTCGAGAACGTGCTGTCCCCTTGGACTCGGCGGTCGAACTCACCTGTCAATCGGTCAAGGTCGCCTGTCAAAGGTCAGGGGCACCACCGCGACCACAGGACCTCGGCCACAGCCCAGGCAGTCAGTGACCGGCCGGACAAGCTCTAGGCTGCCCGGCATGACGTCCACCGACTCCCGGCCGCCGATCGCTCCCGTCACCCGGGCCGAACTCGAAGCCGTCTACGGCGCCGACGGCCTGCGCCGCGTTCCCGTCGAGGAGCTGCCGGGCGTCATCACCGATCCCGGCGCCCGGGCCCACCTCAGTGAGATCGGCCTGGTCGACGCCCCCAGCGCGGTCGTCTCCCCCGCGCCGTTGCCGTTGCGCACCCTGGCCGAGGCCCTCGCGCCGCACAGCCCCGCCGAGTACTGGCCCACCCTGCCGAAGGACGGCGCCGACCTGGTGGCGGTGGGCTTCTCCGGGTCCGCCACCTTCGCGCTGGACGGCAGCACCGGCGAGGTCTACGCCCTGGACGTGCACGAGCCGCCCACCGTCGGCGGGCGGCCGGCCCACCGCGGCCTGCACTCCCTCGCCCGCTGCCAACTCGCCTTCGGTGCAACGGAGATGCTCACCGTGGTCGGGCTCCTGGACCAGGAGGACATCGACTGGTGCCGCGAGCACCTGGCGGGGTTCGCCGAGCTGTACCCCGCCCACCTCGACGAGGAGCCCGACGAGGACGGGAACCACCCCGGAGCGGACGAGGACGACGGGGACCCCGTGCCGGACATCGACCAGGTGTTCGCCGAGCTGGCCGCCAAGCTGGACGCCGTCGAACCCGGGCTCGCCGACAGCCCGGTCTGGGCGGGCATCCTGGGCGAGTTCCGCTACGGCTGCTGATCCGGCCCGCCCGACTGCCGAGGGGATCAGCCCAGTACGGGCAGGTACCCGGACAGGTCGCTGCGCTCGCCGCTGGCGGTGAGCGCGGTGTCCAGCACGTCGGTCCAGGCGAGTCGGCCGGTGGCCAGCCGGATCCAGGTGAGGGCGTCGGTCTCCACCACGTTCGGCGGGGTGCCGCGGGTGTGCCGGGGGCCTTCGACGGCCTGCACCACGGCGTACGGCGGGATGCGCAACTCGACCGAGCCGCCCGGTACTTGGACGGCGAAGGCGTCGGCGAGCAGCCGGGCGGTGGAGGCCAGCGCGAACGGGTCGTGCGGGAAGGCGTCCAGGCCCAGCGCGGCGGCCAGGTCGTCGGCGTGCACCACGGTCTCGACCAGCCGGGTGACCAGGAAGCCCGCCAGCGGCATCGGGCCGAACCGCATGGGGATGATCCGGCCCGGGTCCCGGCCCGCCTCGCTGTCCAGGGCCTCCCACAACGCGCCGACCTGCCGGTCGAGTTCGCCGGAGACCTGGGCGGCGTCCCCGGCGAACTGCTCGGCGACCAGCTCGACGGCGGTGGAGTTGATGGCGGCGGCCGCGGTGCGGGTGCTCGCGGCCCAGTCCAGCGGGGTGATCGGGGCCTGCGGCGGCAGCGGTTCGTCCAGGTGCAGCGGCACCCAGCTGACCACCATGCCGAGGTGGGCCACGAGTTCGCGCACCCGCCACTCCCCCAGCCGGGTCGGCCGGGCCAGCCGGTCGTCGTCCAGCTCGCGGACGGCGGCGGTGATCGCGTCGAGCTGCCCGGTGAGCGCGGCACGCACCTTCACCGGGTCGTAGGTTCGGGGTTTCACGGTGGGCATGCCCGCAGCGTACAAAACCCGCGGGGCGGGCGGTCCGGGAGTACCGGTCCGCCCGCCCCGCGGGGTTGACGCGACGTCGGCGCGGGACGCCGGCGGGGCGTCAGGCGAGCAGCGCCTCGATGACGCCGGTGTGGGCGTCGCGCAGCTCGGCCAGGGTGACGGTGAACTGGCCCTGGACCTCCAGCGCCTCGCCGTCCACCACGCCGATCCGGGCCGCGGGCAGGCCGCGGGCGCCGCACATGTCGTTGAACCGGAGCTCCTCGCTGCGCGGGACGGCCACCACGGCACGACCGGCGGACTCGGAGAACAGGAACACGAACGGGTCGACGCCCTCGGGGACGACGATCCGGGCGCCGTTGCCGCCCTTGAGGCAGCTCTCCACCAGGGCCTGCGCGAGGCCGCCGTCGGAGAGG
The window above is part of the Kitasatospora sp. NA04385 genome. Proteins encoded here:
- a CDS encoding DUF3152 domain-containing protein, which translates into the protein MRAAPRSRRRPARRSARRRLGVTVGCTALLAALGTAGLFALDQQSPRTPTSGPTTQARAVPQLPDPTAAPSATAEQPGPQPSDAPPSSGGPSGTPSSGTSSSSAQPEIVAHGSGSFTSATANGDRVGTGGVVRRYRVEVENGIGIDPNGAAAAVQAVLSDPRSWTTDKRDSFQLVSSGSYDFTVKIASPDTADGICATGGLDTGGEVNCDVGKQVVVNSKRWLTGSPQFDGSLDDYRALIINHEVGHRIGHGHESCPGPGEPAPAMMQQIYGLKGCVANAWPYDSNGKYLSGPSAP
- a CDS encoding helix-turn-helix transcriptional regulator — translated: METDNEVDVVSSPALRFGRELARSRAARGWSQVRLSQQMGYSNGYISLIERGKRGLTFTFAVKADEVFGTGSRFQELWRLYSNASLVEGFTEYVEAEARCRVLRTFQLGVIPSQLQTPAYASALAMAAVRRGDITEAQAEARVSFLANRQQIFRRPTAPLMHAVLDEGCIRRIVGGPEVMAEQLAYLETMAMSPQVVLQVAPFDLGERVPFRMPVVLLTLPDRSMLGYAESLARGYMERSRETVASWSKRYDRLLVESASTAPSLAMIRTAREELS
- a CDS encoding DUF397 domain-containing protein → MTRIDLPKAHWVKSSHSTDGGDCVEFAPEFATTHGVVPVRDSKDPHGPALVFTATGFSAFVAAAKSGQFGEI
- a CDS encoding DUF397 domain-containing protein; the protein is MPHTDLSGAHWVKSSHSTDGGNCVEWAPTARPGTVPVRDSKDPEGPVLLFTTGSFAAFVTALKSGRFEGS
- a CDS encoding SUKH-4 family immunity protein — protein: MTSTDSRPPIAPVTRAELEAVYGADGLRRVPVEELPGVITDPGARAHLSEIGLVDAPSAVVSPAPLPLRTLAEALAPHSPAEYWPTLPKDGADLVAVGFSGSATFALDGSTGEVYALDVHEPPTVGGRPAHRGLHSLARCQLAFGATEMLTVVGLLDQEDIDWCREHLAGFAELYPAHLDEEPDEDGNHPGADEDDGDPVPDIDQVFAELAAKLDAVEPGLADSPVWAGILGEFRYGC
- a CDS encoding maleylpyruvate isomerase family mycothiol-dependent enzyme; translation: MPTVKPRTYDPVKVRAALTGQLDAITAAVRELDDDRLARPTRLGEWRVRELVAHLGMVVSWVPLHLDEPLPPQAPITPLDWAASTRTAAAAINSTAVELVAEQFAGDAAQVSGELDRQVGALWEALDSEAGRDPGRIIPMRFGPMPLAGFLVTRLVETVVHADDLAAALGLDAFPHDPFALASTARLLADAFAVQVPGGSVELRIPPYAVVQAVEGPRHTRGTPPNVVETDALTWIRLATGRLAWTDVLDTALTASGERSDLSGYLPVLG